The genomic window CGACCTGCTGCACTGGACAGTCGTATATGGCATCAACAATCCGATCCTGTCCACGGCCCCCATCACCATGACGGTGGGACCAAACGGCACGCCGCTGGCCTCGTCCGGACCTGGCACAACCGTCACGGTCCCGGCAAATCCTCCCGTTGCTGGAAACACGCTGGGCTTCTTTGCCGGTCGTGTCTATGCTCCGAGCGGCGCCATCTACAACCACGACACGCTGACGATCCTCTTTGCCGGATACCATACCCAAAAGCCAAAGTATGGACTGGGTGATTATCGCACCATCGGACGTCTGAGCCTGCACGCATCACAGCCCCTTACGGATGATGATGACTGGCACCAGGACGACAATCACTAGCTCTCAAATGCATTCCTTCCTGTTGCGCCGAAACCCGGCGCAGCAGGAATCACAAAGGAAGATGCCCCTGCCTCTGTAGCAGCCGCTCTACCTCCTCCCGGGTCGGCATCGAGGGTTGTGCTCCGCGCCGCGTGACCGAGATGGCTGCTGCCGCCGCCGCAAAGCGCCCTGCCTCTTTCACGCTCCACCCAGAGGTCAGTCCCACGGCAAATCCACCATTCCATGTATCTCCCGCCGCGGTCGTATCCACGGCCTCCACCTCAAAGGCCGGCAACCTTTCCATCGTTCCATCCTGGGTCGCCAGCACGACGCCCCGCGCCCCCAGCTTCAGCGCCACGCCCTTCATCCCCAGGGACAGCAGTCTCCGCGCCGCCTGCTCCGCATCCGTGATCGTCTGTTCGCCCAAATAGAATGCCGCCTCCGTCTCATTGGGAGTAAACCAGAGCAGATGGCGGAAGACCTCTTCCGGCAGCCTCTGCGCGGGGGCCGGGTCCAGCACCAGCGGAACGCCATGTTGTCCGCAGAGCACTGCCAGATGTTCCACCGTGGCGATGGGCACTTCAAGCTGCACCAGCACCATCGCCGCACCCAGGACCGTTTCCCGATGAGCGTCCACAAATTCCGGGGTAAGGGCCGCATTCGCGCCCGGCACGACCACAATGCTGTTCTCTCCCTCCGGCTGGACCGAGATCAATGCCACTCCCGTCGGGCCGTCTTCGCGAGCAACGCAGGCAAGGTCCACGCCTGTGTCCTGGAGCCTGGCCAGCAGCAGCTCCCCAGCCGCGTCCCTGCCCACCTTGCCCAGCATTCGCACCCGCCCGCCCAGACGCGCAGCGGCAACCGCCTGGTTGGCCCCCTTACCACCGGGATGCGTCTGAAAGCCCCAACCGCGGACCGTCTCGCCCGCAGCCGGAATCCGCTCCACGCTTGCCACCAGGTCCATATTGATGCTGCCCACCACGGCAATCCATCCGGTCTCTTCCTGCCCAAGGCTCATCGCTTTCCTCGCACATCCATCCCCTTTCGGGAACCTTTGCACATCCAACAGTGCAACGGCCCTGGAGGCATGTCCGGTCCCGAAACGCTGCTGCTGTTATATCAGGCGAAATCAGCGTCCGGGGCAGCACAGTTTTTGTAGCAAAAGGACGCCTTTTCCTTGAAGGATTCACATGCTTTCAACAGGCCCGATGCGCTGCATCTCCTAGAGCTGTGCGGAGAAATCAAAATCACGTGAATCGCCGGTAAAATTTTCATCTCTCTTTCGCTTCATCTTCCCCATTTACACGGCGCTCTGGGCTTCGTACTCTCGGAAAGCGTTCAGAAATCAGATGTGATTCTGAAACGCAACTTTCGCCGATATCACACAACTGAATGAGGGCCGGAGCGCGTGGAGCATGCGCGCTTGCAGCGGCTGGATTGCATCCGTGCCTGCTATCTTCCCGGGACGTATCCGGGAAACGCGCAGGCGGTGCAGAAGCTGCTCCCGTTGTTGCGCTGGCAACCATGTTCCCCCTTCGGCCCAACCGCACCCCGACTGAGGCGGGGACTGCGGCGCCGCGCAAGCGCGTGGAGGGTGTCCCATTTTTTTCGAACGGGACCTCCACGCCGCGCGGGTGCCCCCTCTTTGCCTTTTTCCGGTGCGGAAAACATGGAACCTTGCAGCCGCCTTCGCACTGCTTGCGAAGCTTTCAGGAAAATATGAGGCCCAGAAAAGTAATTCTTTGCGTTGATGATAATGAACAGGCCCTGTCCGTTCGCAAATTTATGCTGGAAACACGTGGCTATCGTGTTGTCACGGCGCTGAGTGCTGAGGAAGCGCTTGAGCTCTTCCGCGCCGGTGGAATTGACCTGGTGCTGAGCGACCTGATCATGCCGCAAATGGACGGCAATGAGATGGTCCGGCGCATGAAAGACATCGCCCCTGAGGTTCCCATGGTGCTGCTGAGCGGCACCGTCAAGGCCTTCGACCGCGCCAGCCACGCCGACGCCTTCCTGCCCAAAGGCGCCTGCACGCCGCTGGAAATGCTGGAGCGCATTCGCATCATGATTGCGCGGAAGCGCGGTCCAAAGCGCGCCACGCCACGGCCCTTCTATCAGCCGCAGACGGCCCTCTCCTCGATCGCATAATTCCGAAGCCCCGCCCCCGGCTAAAGGCACATGTCCTTATCTCTCCCGGGGGCGCAGAAAAAAGAGGCGCTCTCACCTCCTTTACAATCAAAGAGTGCAGCCGATCATTACCGCTGAAAATCTGTCTAAGACCTATCGCGTAGGCAAAATCGATGTTCCCGCCCTGCGCAAAGCCACGTTCCATGTGGAACGCGGAGAGTTTGTCAGCATTGTTGGCCCTTCAGGCAGCGGCAAATCTACTCTTTTTTACATCCTGGGTGGACTGACACAGCCTACCTCGGGCCGCGTGGTGATTGATGGCGTCGATTTCAGCGCGCTCAGCGACGCCGAACGGACCAGGATGCGCAAGTCTAAAATCGGCTTCGTTTTTCAGCGCTTCAATCTGCTGCCTACGCTCAATGCACTGCAGAACATTGAAATTGCCTATGAGATCTCCGGGCGCAAAGAGCCGCTCGACCGCAAGTATCTTGACCATCTTGCGGACCTGCTTGGTATCCGCGGCCGTCTGTCCCATCGTCCGGCCGAGCTTTCCGGCGGCGAACAGCAGCGTGTCGCCATGGCGCGCGCTCTGATTACACACCCGTCCATCATCCTC from Pseudacidobacterium ailaaui includes these protein-coding regions:
- a CDS encoding ABC transporter ATP-binding protein, encoding MQPIITAENLSKTYRVGKIDVPALRKATFHVERGEFVSIVGPSGSGKSTLFYILGGLTQPTSGRVVIDGVDFSALSDAERTRMRKSKIGFVFQRFNLLPTLNALQNIEIAYEISGRKEPLDRKYLDHLADLLGIRGRLSHRPAELSGGEQQRVAMARALITHPSIILADEPTGNLDSKNSEAVLDMLMRSNRELNQTILMITHNPEAAVIADRILHMKDGEIVNIEAGRGKGKVSYVGV
- the rbsK gene encoding ribokinase; amino-acid sequence: MSLGQEETGWIAVVGSINMDLVASVERIPAAGETVRGWGFQTHPGGKGANQAVAAARLGGRVRMLGKVGRDAAGELLLARLQDTGVDLACVAREDGPTGVALISVQPEGENSIVVVPGANAALTPEFVDAHRETVLGAAMVLVQLEVPIATVEHLAVLCGQHGVPLVLDPAPAQRLPEEVFRHLLWFTPNETEAAFYLGEQTITDAEQAARRLLSLGMKGVALKLGARGVVLATQDGTMERLPAFEVEAVDTTAAGDTWNGGFAVGLTSGWSVKEAGRFAAAAAAISVTRRGAQPSMPTREEVERLLQRQGHLPL
- a CDS encoding response regulator; amino-acid sequence: MRPRKVILCVDDNEQALSVRKFMLETRGYRVVTALSAEEALELFRAGGIDLVLSDLIMPQMDGNEMVRRMKDIAPEVPMVLLSGTVKAFDRASHADAFLPKGACTPLEMLERIRIMIARKRGPKRATPRPFYQPQTALSSIA